The DNA window CGCCCTGACCCCCTAATTCCGGAGATTATGCCACTAAAACTTGAGGTTTTATAGAATTACTAACAATAGCCTGGTAATATTTTTCCGGAGCCATGTTTTTCAAGCTTCCGTGGCGACGGCGCTGGTTGTAATACTCCATATAGAGTGAGATTTGCTCATAAGCTTCCGCATAACTGTTAAACTGATGCCTGCTGTAACAATCATCTTCAAGAATCGAATGAAAAGCTTCAATATGCGCGTTTAAATTTGGCGTGCCAACGGGTATTCTTTCATGAATTATTCCAAGCTTCCGGCACAATTCTTCAAAGAGCTTGGCAATGAATTGTGGGCCATTATCCGTCCTTACCCGCGGCATTTTCATTCCAGGTTTAATCCCGCGCTTTTTCAAAGCGTTCCGAAGAACTCTACAAGCATCTTTGGCCGTGCAGGTTAAGCCCAAATGATAGTCAATAACACAGCGGTCAAAAACGTCGATTAAAGAGAGTTGAAAAAAGAACCTTTCTTCTCCATGTATGTAGCCGTATTTTATGTC is part of the Capillibacterium thermochitinicola genome and encodes:
- a CDS encoding IS3 family transposase; its protein translation is MRKGYNINLILGFVGLAKSTFYANINQEELTKEKETGKAVGRPKTQFSYTLDGKRVSDEQIKEWLCGLVCGDGFPYGYKKLTAALVEDYALVINHKKVYRLCKELGILKPQRVCRPKHPKRLPQRTEVTGSNQLWEMDIKYGYIHGEERFFFQLSLIDVFDRCVIDYHLGLTCTAKDACRVLRNALKKRGIKPGMKMPRVRTDNGPQFIAKLFEELCRKLGIIHERIPVGTPNLNAHIEAFHSILEDDCYSRHQFNSYAEAYEQISLYMEYYNQRRRHGSLKNMAPEKYYQAIVSNSIKPQVLVA